TGTAATTGCTTATTACGTGAAAGACTAAGCAGCGAATAGCGAACAGCTGTAAGAGAACTGGAAATACCATCATGAATTTCCCTGGCTATGTTATCACGTTCCTTTTCCTGCGCACGAATTACTTTCTGGTAAGTCTTTAGCCGGTAGCTTGTATATCTTTTTGCAATAGCGTAAGTAAGCAGGATTATTTCAACCAGTATCCCTATTTGTAAAAAAGCTTCTGTAAAATACATCCCCGGTGTAATGCCAAGCTCAAGCAGCGCAAGATTAAAAATGCTGCAGATCTTAAGAATGCTTGCTACAAAATAATAACGTGCTGCAATGGCCCCTTTCAGTAATGCCAGCAATAAAGCAGTAAATACAATAAGCGTACTGCACATGATCACAGCCAGAAAGCAATGTAGGTACAAGCTGTTTACTGCATAGCTACATTCATCTAGATTAACAAACGCGGGAAGCAAGGCAGCAAGTAATAATACAAATTTGGCTACATTGCCTGCACGGTAAATGCGATGATACGAATGCTTTAAATTAAGCAATACCTGGCTGATCTGTATATTCAGGAAAAGATTCAAAGAGGCGAATAGCGGGGCCGAAATAGTATTGAAAGCGGGAAAGTTGGGCCAGATAAATTCAAAACCCAATCCAAAATAACTCAGAAACCAGACAATAGAGCTAAGTATATAAAGTGTATAATACAGGTAAAGCTGGTGCCTGGTATTCATAAAGAACAAGAAACTGAAGATGGCCACAAAAAGCAACAGGCCATAGGTAATACCATCCGAAAGATAACCGCGCGTAACTGTTTTATCAAAGTAGTCTTTCTTACTAATAACAACAGGCAACAGCAATGTATGTCCTACCTGGTTTACAAAGAGGAAATAATCTCTCCTCGATCCTGCCGGCAGTGTAACATGATACTGGAAGTTCTTATGCAGGGAACTTCTCTGCTTAAACGAAATAAGATCGCCAAGCTTACCAAGGGATTGAAGCGAGTCTCCTTTCATTTCAAACAGCTCCAGTTCATTCAGCCTTGGACTTTGTATATCTATCACCATGCTTTCGGCATGGCTGCCGCTGCATTGGGTCAGAGAAAAATGGATCCAATAATGTTGCCTTGCAATCCCACCATTCAATACCGGGACCCGGGCAGGTTTAAATGCATTTTGTTTATAACGTTCAATGACATCGGAAGGAGAGAGAGGCGAAGTAGTTTCATATATCGACCAGCCTCCTGTATTCAGGTAATAAGCCTGCCTGTTTTCTGTGATGCAAATAGTACTATCAGCCGCATGTATACCTATACATGGGTACATTATGCATAGGCAGAA
This Filimonas effusa DNA region includes the following protein-coding sequences:
- a CDS encoding sensor histidine kinase — its product is MYPCIGIHAADSTICITENRQAYYLNTGGWSIYETTSPLSPSDVIERYKQNAFKPARVPVLNGGIARQHYWIHFSLTQCSGSHAESMVIDIQSPRLNELELFEMKGDSLQSLGKLGDLISFKQRSSLHKNFQYHVTLPAGSRRDYFLFVNQVGHTLLLPVVISKKDYFDKTVTRGYLSDGITYGLLLFVAIFSFLFFMNTRHQLYLYYTLYILSSIVWFLSYFGLGFEFIWPNFPAFNTISAPLFASLNLFLNIQISQVLLNLKHSYHRIYRAGNVAKFVLLLAALLPAFVNLDECSYAVNSLYLHCFLAVIMCSTLIVFTALLLALLKGAIAARYYFVASILKICSIFNLALLELGITPGMYFTEAFLQIGILVEIILLTYAIAKRYTSYRLKTYQKVIRAQEKERDNIAREIHDGISSSLTAVRYSLLSLSRNKQLQPDALQHELSRLGDNIGQIQTEARNISHNLMPAYIKDHSLNRVIELYIADLQQKTAQNGDAGIEILFDFNETEARFSEAVKLSIFRIVQEIMINAVKHARASSVLLEFSYRKNELTIVAEDNGIGIGAAALKEINGIGLRNIKSRVSLLNGYFIITAAYRKDTASGQGTRITIRIPLSEKMNSEEWDY